One genomic window of Bacteroidota bacterium includes the following:
- the lipB gene encoding lipoyl(octanoyl) transferase LipB: protein MIEVVDLGLTSYRAAWELQREVFGLRLDGKIPDVLLLNQHNHVYTLGRNADPDHLLAAEGELSEGGIEVCLTDRGGDITYHGPGQIVGYPIIDLSAYYRDVHRYLRDLEEVLIRTLAGYGLSARRDGDFTGVWVGSEKIAAIGIKVSRWVTMHGFALNVNTDLSYFERIIPCGIFHRGVTSMQKRLGCELPLSAVSGEIAHHFSAVFGVEAFSRDAADFREMVRQFHSEDVECPQ, encoded by the coding sequence ATGATTGAAGTGGTGGATCTCGGGCTCACCTCCTACCGGGCTGCTTGGGAATTGCAGCGGGAGGTGTTCGGTCTGCGCCTGGACGGAAAAATCCCGGATGTCCTCCTCCTCAATCAGCACAATCACGTCTACACACTCGGAAGAAACGCCGACCCCGATCATCTGCTCGCGGCCGAGGGCGAACTGAGCGAGGGGGGGATCGAGGTTTGCCTGACCGACCGGGGAGGGGACATCACCTACCACGGGCCGGGCCAGATCGTCGGGTATCCCATTATCGACCTGAGCGCCTACTACCGCGACGTTCATCGCTATCTTCGGGACCTGGAGGAAGTGCTGATCCGGACGCTTGCCGGATATGGCCTCTCCGCGCGGCGCGACGGGGATTTTACGGGCGTATGGGTGGGGAGTGAAAAAATTGCGGCCATCGGCATAAAGGTCAGCCGCTGGGTGACGATGCACGGGTTTGCCCTCAACGTGAACACGGATCTCTCCTACTTCGAACGGATCATCCCGTGCGGAATTTTTCACCGCGGCGTCACCTCCATGCAAAAGCGGCTGGGATGCGAGCTACCGCTTTCGGCGGTCTCGGGAGAGATCGCACATCATTTTTCCGCCGTCTTCGGCGTCGAAGCATTCAGCCGCGACGCGGCGGATTTCAGAGAGATGGTACGTCAATTTCATTCAGAGGATGTGGAATGTCCCCAGTAA
- the lpdA gene encoding dihydrolipoyl dehydrogenase: protein MAERQFDLLVIGGGPGGYVAAIRAAQLGMKTAVIERDKLGGICLNWGCIPTKALLKNAELYRHFKDADEWGISCKDLKFDFTKIVKRSRDVALRNSKGVEYLFKKNKIEHIPGQGLLLGNGKVSVSREGKETETVSSGHIIIATGARARSIPNVKIDGKRVISYMEAMVLPEIPKSMVIIGAGAIGVEFAYFYNAFGTAVTLLEMKPNILPIEDKEISKLLESSLKKQGVGIHTELKTESVTVAKDVTVGVSTKEGKKQFAGEVALMAIGVQGNVEQLGLETAGVILENGWIKTDDFGRTNVPGLYAIGDVAGPPWLAHVAQREGVICVEAIAGKNPQPIDYDNIPGCTYCQPQVASLGMTEERAIAEGRSIKVGRFPFSASGKARAIGETEGLVKLIFDEKYGELLGAHILGSEATEMIAELGVAKTLESTADGIMKTIHAHPTLSEAVLEAAEGAYGHAIHI from the coding sequence ATGGCTGAACGACAATTCGACTTACTCGTGATCGGAGGGGGCCCCGGAGGATACGTCGCTGCCATCCGCGCGGCCCAGCTCGGGATGAAGACGGCGGTCATCGAGCGGGACAAGCTGGGCGGGATCTGCCTCAACTGGGGATGCATTCCGACCAAGGCCCTCCTGAAAAACGCCGAGCTCTACCGCCATTTCAAGGATGCGGACGAATGGGGGATCAGCTGCAAGGATTTGAAGTTCGATTTTACGAAAATCGTCAAGCGGAGCCGGGATGTCGCGCTCCGGAACTCCAAAGGGGTGGAATACCTCTTCAAAAAGAATAAGATAGAGCACATCCCGGGCCAGGGTCTGCTCCTTGGAAATGGAAAAGTCTCGGTTTCGCGCGAGGGAAAGGAAACGGAGACGGTCTCCTCGGGCCATATCATCATCGCCACAGGCGCGAGGGCGCGCTCGATCCCGAACGTGAAGATCGACGGGAAACGGGTGATCTCCTACATGGAGGCGATGGTCCTGCCGGAAATTCCAAAATCGATGGTCATCATCGGGGCGGGCGCGATCGGAGTGGAATTCGCCTACTTTTACAATGCCTTCGGCACCGCAGTGACCCTTCTGGAAATGAAGCCGAACATCCTTCCCATTGAGGACAAAGAGATCTCGAAATTGCTCGAGAGCAGCCTGAAAAAACAAGGGGTCGGGATCCACACCGAGCTGAAGACCGAAAGCGTGACCGTCGCGAAGGACGTCACCGTTGGCGTCTCGACGAAGGAGGGAAAGAAGCAATTTGCGGGAGAGGTCGCGCTCATGGCGATCGGGGTGCAGGGAAATGTGGAGCAGCTCGGGCTCGAAACCGCGGGCGTCATCCTTGAGAACGGGTGGATCAAGACGGATGACTTCGGCCGGACGAATGTGCCCGGTCTCTATGCAATCGGCGACGTCGCCGGACCCCCCTGGCTGGCCCACGTCGCGCAACGGGAAGGGGTGATCTGCGTCGAGGCGATCGCCGGGAAAAATCCCCAGCCGATCGACTATGACAACATCCCGGGTTGCACCTACTGCCAGCCGCAGGTCGCGAGCCTCGGCATGACCGAAGAGCGCGCGATCGCCGAAGGCCGGTCGATCAAGGTGGGCCGGTTTCCGTTCAGCGCGAGCGGGAAGGCGCGAGCCATCGGCGAGACCGAGGGCCTTGTGAAACTCATCTTCGATGAAAAGTACGGGGAGCTCCTCGGCGCGCACATACTCGGATCTGAAGCCACCGAGATGATCGCCGAACTCGGCGTGGCAAAGACGCTGGAGTCCACCGCCGACGGAATCATGAAAACGATTCATGCCCACCCGACTCTCTCCGAAGCGGTGTTGGAAGCGGCCGAGGGCGCGTACGGTCACGCGATCCACATATGA
- a CDS encoding T9SS type A sorting domain-containing protein, whose protein sequence is MCKVSTAFVCIVLSILTSGAAHSQWVQTDGPYGGYVYSLAVSGTKIFAGTYGGGVYLSTNNGTSWTAVDSGLTNLYVQDLAVSGTNLFAGTANGGVFLSTDNGTSWGPVNSGLTALNVGALASGGSGSLFAASIGHGVFRSTDDGANWSAVDSGLTDNHVYELALSGTNLFAGTGTGIFLSTDDGTSWIGVDSGLTHSGFKAFAVSGTNLFAGSFGGEVFLSTDNGTSWTAVDSGLTCTSVYSLAISGTNLFAGTDAGVFRSTNDGSTWTEVNSGLTNPGIEALAVLGTNLFAGTLGAGVFVSTDNGLSWTAVNSGGSRTSVRAFAVSGSNLFSGTDGGAFRSSNSGASWTTVNSGLTIIHTPNTEVQSLAVSGTKLFAGTYGGDVFRSTNDGTTWTAVGSGCVFVYSLAVSGTNIYAGGNGISLSTNDGTTWTRIISGLPNNDVNALAVLGTNLFAGTGGTGVYLSTDNGTNWNPVNSGLANNTVFALTVSGTNLFAGTAGGVFLSTDNGTVWTAVDSGLTNSVVTALSSFSGILFAGTYGGGVFLSTDNGTSWTEVNAGLTNRIVRALAVSDTNLFAGTSGGGVWRRSLFELLENSTTLGQGWNLISVPLKVNDFRKTTLFPGATSGAIAYQGGYLAKDTLANGRGYWLRCGASQLVPWFGDTLTTDSLDVLAGWNLIGSITSPVPVGSIGSDPPGIQTSRFFGYAGHYQVSDMLQPGMGYWVKVSQSGKLILSSGGSAAPANRINIVLNEEHPPPAPDDAAAGHPNTRIPQEFALEQNYPNPFNPSTAIGFSIPRAGLVSIKVFNTLGEVVGVLVDEELEAGRYTRTWDASGVSSGIYFYRVRSGSFSETRKLMVIR, encoded by the coding sequence ATGTGTAAAGTCTCTACGGCATTCGTTTGTATCGTGCTATCAATTCTGACCTCAGGCGCAGCACACAGCCAATGGGTGCAAACTGACGGACCCTACGGCGGTTACGTCTATTCCCTCGCGGTGAGCGGGACGAAAATATTTGCGGGAACGTATGGCGGCGGGGTTTATCTTTCCACCAACAACGGCACAAGCTGGACTGCGGTCGATTCCGGCCTGACCAATCTCTATGTCCAAGATCTCGCCGTTTCGGGCACGAATCTGTTCGCCGGAACTGCGAATGGCGGTGTTTTTCTTTCCACCGATAACGGTACAAGCTGGGGGCCGGTGAATTCAGGCTTGACTGCGCTCAATGTCGGGGCTCTCGCTTCCGGCGGCTCGGGGAGTCTCTTTGCCGCATCAATAGGGCACGGGGTCTTTCGTTCCACCGACGACGGCGCCAACTGGAGTGCGGTCGATTCCGGCTTAACCGATAATCATGTCTATGAGCTCGCTCTCTCGGGCACGAATCTATTTGCCGGAACTGGTACCGGCATTTTCCTTTCAACCGACGATGGCACCAGCTGGATTGGGGTCGATTCTGGATTGACCCATTCTGGGTTTAAGGCCTTCGCCGTCTCGGGTACGAATCTGTTTGCCGGATCGTTTGGCGGCGAGGTTTTTCTTTCCACCGACAATGGTACGAGCTGGACTGCAGTCGATTCCGGCTTGACCTGTACTTCAGTCTATTCCCTTGCCATTTCGGGCACGAATCTCTTTGCCGGAACTGATGCCGGCGTTTTCCGTTCCACCAACGATGGTTCAACCTGGACGGAGGTCAATTCCGGTCTGACCAATCCTGGTATCGAGGCCCTTGCCGTCCTGGGAACAAATCTCTTTGCAGGAACACTTGGCGCCGGAGTCTTTGTTTCCACCGACAACGGCTTAAGTTGGACGGCGGTCAATTCCGGCGGGAGCAGAACCTCTGTCCGCGCCTTCGCCGTCTCGGGATCGAATCTCTTTTCCGGAACTGACGGCGGCGCCTTTCGTTCCAGTAACAGCGGCGCCAGCTGGACGACGGTCAACTCTGGACTGACCATTATTCACACCCCCAATACCGAGGTCCAGTCTCTTGCGGTCTCGGGCACGAAACTCTTTGCGGGAACGTATGGCGGCGACGTCTTCCGCTCCACCAATGATGGCACAACCTGGACGGCGGTCGGATCTGGATGTGTCTTCGTCTACTCCCTTGCGGTCTCGGGGACGAATATCTATGCCGGGGGTAACGGGATCTCGCTCTCCACAAATGACGGAACAACCTGGACCCGGATCATCTCTGGATTGCCGAATAATGATGTGAATGCCCTTGCAGTCCTGGGCACGAATCTCTTCGCGGGAACCGGTGGCACGGGCGTCTATCTCTCCACGGACAACGGCACAAACTGGAATCCGGTCAATTCCGGTTTGGCCAACAATACTGTTTTTGCCCTTACCGTCTCCGGCACAAATCTCTTCGCCGGGACCGCAGGAGGAGTTTTCCTTTCCACGGACAATGGCACGGTCTGGACTGCCGTCGATTCCGGCTTGACCAACAGTGTCGTCACGGCCCTCTCCAGCTTCTCGGGAATCCTCTTCGCCGGTACGTATGGGGGAGGCGTCTTTCTTTCCACGGACAACGGGACGAGCTGGACGGAGGTGAACGCCGGCTTGACCAACAGGATTGTCCGGGCCCTTGCCGTCTCAGACACAAACCTCTTCGCAGGCACTTCCGGCGGCGGAGTCTGGCGGCGATCGCTGTTTGAGCTACTAGAAAATAGCACAACCCTTGGCCAGGGATGGAACCTTATCTCCGTCCCCCTCAAGGTCAATGATTTCCGCAAGACGACTCTTTTTCCAGGGGCCACCTCCGGTGCGATCGCTTATCAGGGAGGCTACCTCGCGAAGGACACGCTGGCGAATGGAAGAGGCTATTGGCTCAGGTGTGGTGCCTCCCAGCTAGTCCCCTGGTTCGGCGACACTCTCACGACAGACTCGCTCGACGTTCTCGCAGGATGGAATCTTATCGGGTCGATCACCTCGCCCGTCCCCGTCGGGTCGATTGGTTCGGATCCGCCGGGGATTCAGACCTCGCGGTTCTTCGGATACGCCGGTCATTACCAGGTCAGTGATATGCTTCAACCGGGAATGGGGTATTGGGTCAAGGTGAGCCAGAGCGGAAAGTTAATTCTTTCATCAGGCGGGTCGGCGGCACCGGCAAACCGTATCAACATTGTGCTGAATGAAGAACATCCGCCTCCGGCACCGGATGATGCGGCCGCGGGACACCCGAACACGAGAATCCCGCAAGAGTTTGCTCTCGAGCAGAATTACCCGAATCCCTTTAATCCGAGCACAGCGATCGGGTTTTCAATTCCTCGAGCCGGTTTGGTGTCGATCAAGGTGTTTAACACACTCGGGGAGGTTGTCGGGGTGCTGGTAGATGAAGAGCTTGAAGCCGGCCGGTATACAAGGACCTGGGACGCATCGGGTGTCTCAAGCGGCATTTATTTTTACCGCGTGCGGTCGGGCTCCTTTTCGGAAACAAGGAAACTCATGGTAATCAGATGA
- the smpB gene encoding SsrA-binding protein SmpB, with protein sequence MTSVTPDEKIVVRNRKAAHDYFIIDRYEAGIVLKGTEVKSLRQGNANLQDGYAVVKDGEVWLIGLHISPFEKGNINNHDPKRDRKLLLHKQEIRRMFGKLSQKGLTLVPLRIYFNKKVAKVELAVARGKKDYDKREAIAKRDAERHMRREYAG encoded by the coding sequence ATGACCTCCGTTACCCCCGATGAAAAGATCGTTGTCAGGAACCGAAAGGCGGCGCACGATTATTTCATCATCGACCGCTACGAAGCCGGCATCGTCCTGAAGGGCACCGAGGTCAAGTCCCTGCGCCAGGGAAACGCCAATCTGCAGGACGGATACGCGGTCGTCAAGGACGGGGAAGTCTGGCTGATCGGGCTCCATATCAGCCCGTTCGAAAAGGGGAACATCAACAATCACGATCCCAAACGGGACCGGAAGCTCCTCCTCCACAAGCAGGAGATACGCCGGATGTTCGGCAAGCTTTCGCAGAAGGGCCTGACCCTCGTTCCGCTCAGAATTTACTTCAACAAGAAAGTCGCAAAAGTGGAGTTGGCTGTCGCCCGGGGAAAGAAAGACTACGACAAGCGAGAGGCAATCGCCAAGCGCGATGCCGAGCGACATATGCGCCGCGAATATGCCGGCTGA
- a CDS encoding arginine decarboxylase, pyruvoyl-dependent — protein sequence MYVPTKIFFTKGVGRHKDYLQSFELALRDAKIEKCNLVTVSSIYPAGCKRVPPEDGLSLLQAGQITFAVMARNATNEPNRLIAASLGVATPADSSQYGYLSEHHPYGETDERAGEYAEDLAATMLATTLGVEFDADTGWDEREKLYKMSGKIVKTYNVTQSAEGDKNGLWTTVIASAILLP from the coding sequence GTGTACGTTCCCACAAAGATCTTTTTCACCAAAGGAGTCGGCCGCCACAAGGATTATCTCCAGTCCTTCGAACTCGCTCTGCGCGACGCGAAAATCGAGAAATGCAATCTCGTGACCGTCTCCAGTATTTACCCCGCCGGTTGCAAGCGGGTGCCGCCGGAAGACGGCCTCAGCCTGCTCCAGGCCGGGCAGATTACGTTTGCGGTGATGGCGCGGAACGCTACCAACGAGCCGAACCGGCTGATCGCGGCTTCGCTCGGCGTCGCGACCCCGGCGGACAGTTCGCAGTACGGATACCTCTCCGAACATCATCCGTACGGCGAGACCGATGAGCGCGCGGGAGAGTATGCCGAAGACCTTGCCGCCACGATGCTGGCCACGACCCTCGGTGTGGAATTCGACGCCGATACCGGATGGGACGAGCGGGAAAAGCTCTACAAGATGAGCGGAAAGATCGTGAAGACCTACAACGTGACGCAATCGGCGGAGGGAGACAAGAACGGACTTTGGACGACGGTTATCGCGAGCGCGATTCTTCTTCCCTGA